One Alcaligenes ammonioxydans DNA segment encodes these proteins:
- a CDS encoding PaaI family thioesterase has product MDDIKAFALKIFQSQPFSQFIGAELVTCSHDSAELALAVQDHHKQQHGFVHGGAISYLADNAITFAGGLALGGNALTVEFKINYIRPAIGTRLVAQAQARSTGKRLAVCQCEVYAIDGESQKLCALAQGTVVPAT; this is encoded by the coding sequence ATGGACGATATAAAAGCATTTGCGTTAAAAATATTTCAATCACAACCCTTTAGCCAATTCATCGGCGCGGAGCTGGTGACATGCTCTCACGACAGCGCCGAACTGGCACTCGCTGTTCAGGATCATCACAAACAGCAACATGGATTTGTTCATGGTGGCGCGATCAGTTACCTGGCGGACAATGCCATCACTTTTGCTGGGGGGCTTGCACTGGGCGGAAACGCGTTAACCGTAGAATTTAAAATCAATTACATCCGGCCAGCGATTGGCACTCGTTTGGTCGCCCAGGCGCAAGCACGTAGCACAGGAAAGCGCTTGGCCGTTTGCCAATGCGAGGTTTACGCCATTGATGGCGAGTCCCAAAAACTATGCGCGCTGGCACAGGGAACCGTGGTTCCGGCCACTTAA
- a CDS encoding LysR family transcriptional regulator, which translates to MDLKQIRYFVAVAKARNFTRAAEQLHIAQPALSRQIQLLEQELNVLLLSRESRPLQLTEAGRIFYEQSLQLLNRVEAMKTATTEVGLNQRPQLSIGFVASTLYGGLPILIQKFRHAYPDIRFHFLELTSSQQIAALRAGRIDVAFGRVRIHDSAVCRTVLREERLVLAIPPTIELARDRGPVSLQVIADHAFIVYPKSPRPSFADHVLNILHDNAIFPTEVHEVKELQTAMGLVAGGVGLCLIPSAAQIRSDLVYRLIDDEKVTSPIIFSHRKNDNSWYIAQMHAFIEEMYAEKPPWLIPGHSALSNGPA; encoded by the coding sequence ATGGACTTGAAACAAATCCGCTACTTTGTTGCGGTCGCCAAAGCACGCAATTTCACACGCGCTGCCGAACAACTGCACATCGCTCAGCCCGCACTGAGCCGGCAGATCCAGTTACTGGAACAGGAGCTTAATGTCCTGCTGCTCTCACGAGAAAGCCGACCCTTACAACTGACCGAGGCCGGCCGAATCTTCTACGAGCAGTCGCTCCAACTGCTCAATCGGGTGGAAGCCATGAAGACCGCAACCACCGAAGTCGGGCTGAACCAACGCCCGCAACTGTCGATTGGCTTTGTGGCCTCCACCTTGTACGGCGGCTTGCCTATCCTGATCCAGAAGTTCCGTCACGCCTACCCCGACATTCGTTTTCACTTTCTGGAGCTCACCTCCAGCCAGCAGATAGCCGCCTTGCGTGCCGGGCGCATTGATGTGGCTTTTGGCCGCGTGCGCATTCACGACAGCGCCGTATGTCGTACCGTTTTGCGTGAAGAACGTCTGGTTCTGGCCATCCCGCCCACCATTGAACTGGCCAGGGATCGGGGCCCCGTGTCTTTACAGGTCATTGCCGATCACGCCTTCATCGTTTATCCCAAATCTCCGCGCCCCAGCTTTGCCGATCATGTGCTCAATATCCTGCATGACAATGCTATTTTCCCCACTGAAGTACATGAGGTGAAGGAGCTGCAAACCGCAATGGGACTGGTTGCCGGGGGCGTGGGTTTGTGTCTGATTCCCTCGGCCGCTCAGATACGCAGCGATCTGGTTTACCGGCTGATTGACGACGAGAAAGTGACCTCGCCCATTATTTTCAGCCACAGAAAAAACGACAACTCCTGGTATATAGCCCAGATGCATGCGTTTATCGAAGAGATGTATGCAGAAAAACCGCCCTGGCTCATTCCAGGGCACAGTGCTTTAAGCAACGGTCCTGCCTGA
- a CDS encoding Rieske 2Fe-2S domain-containing protein, whose amino-acid sequence MSVLMDKTKDIRHLLDTALEENKESGVYRCRRDIFTNPDLFELEMKHIFEGNWVYLAHESQLPEVNDYFTTYIGRQPVFLTRGKDGGLNAFINACAHRGAMLCRRKHGNKGSFTCPFHGWTFNNSGKLLKVKDEKSTQYPEQFNSNGSHDLTRVARFENYRGFLFGSLNPDVVSLDDYLGETKVIIDQIVDQAPEGLEVLRGNSSYMYDGNWKLQMENGADGYHVSSVHWNYAATMGRRKEGGTQAVDANGWSKSLGGVYGFDYGHILLWTKTMNPTVRPVYEHREELKQRLGEKRAELIVNQTRNLCLYPNVYLMDQFSTQIRVTRPISVDKTEVTIYCFAPKGESAEQRAIRIRQYEDFFNVSGMGTADDLEEFRACQEGYAGLAAPWNDLSRGAPLWVEGPDDNATAMGMKPLISGGRSEDEGLFVCQHEYWAKTMSQALQAENGEV is encoded by the coding sequence ATGTCAGTCCTTATGGATAAAACCAAAGATATCAGACACTTGCTGGATACTGCCCTGGAAGAAAACAAAGAATCCGGCGTGTACCGCTGTCGTCGTGACATCTTCACGAACCCTGATTTGTTCGAGCTGGAGATGAAACATATTTTTGAAGGTAATTGGGTCTATCTGGCCCATGAAAGTCAGCTGCCCGAGGTCAATGACTACTTCACGACTTATATCGGACGCCAACCTGTGTTTCTGACACGCGGCAAAGATGGCGGACTGAATGCGTTCATCAATGCCTGCGCGCATCGTGGGGCCATGCTGTGCCGTCGCAAGCACGGCAACAAGGGCAGTTTTACCTGTCCTTTTCATGGCTGGACTTTCAATAACAGCGGCAAGCTGCTCAAGGTGAAAGATGAGAAAAGCACCCAGTATCCCGAGCAGTTCAATAGCAATGGCTCCCATGACCTGACGCGGGTGGCGCGTTTTGAGAACTATCGCGGTTTTCTGTTCGGCAGCCTGAATCCGGATGTGGTGTCCCTGGATGACTATCTGGGTGAAACCAAAGTCATTATTGACCAGATCGTGGACCAAGCCCCGGAGGGGCTGGAAGTGCTGCGCGGCAACTCTTCCTACATGTACGACGGCAACTGGAAGCTGCAGATGGAAAACGGCGCTGACGGCTATCACGTGAGCAGCGTGCACTGGAACTACGCAGCCACGATGGGTCGTCGCAAAGAGGGTGGGACGCAAGCGGTGGATGCGAATGGCTGGAGCAAAAGCCTGGGCGGTGTGTATGGCTTTGATTACGGCCATATTCTGCTGTGGACCAAGACCATGAATCCAACCGTGCGTCCGGTCTATGAGCATCGCGAGGAACTGAAACAGCGTTTGGGCGAGAAACGAGCCGAACTCATCGTCAACCAGACACGTAATCTGTGTTTATACCCGAACGTATACCTGATGGACCAGTTCTCCACTCAGATTCGGGTAACGCGCCCGATCAGCGTGGACAAGACAGAGGTCACGATCTATTGCTTTGCTCCCAAAGGCGAGAGTGCCGAGCAGCGTGCGATCCGTATCCGTCAATACGAGGACTTTTTTAACGTGTCGGGCATGGGAACGGCGGACGATCTGGAAGAGTTCCGCGCCTGTCAGGAGGGCTATGCCGGTTTGGCAGCCCCCTGGAATGATTTGAGCCGAGGCGCTCCCTTGTGGGTGGAAGGGCCGGATGATAATGCCACCGCCATGGGCATGAAGCCCTTGATCAGCGGCGGGCGTAGTGAGGATGAAGGCTTATTTGTCTGCCAGCACGAGTACTGGGCCAAGACCATGAGCCAGGCGTTGCAAGCAGAAAACGGGGAGGTCTAA
- the benB gene encoding benzoate 1,2-dioxygenase small subunit produces MNASYHSICTFLYREARLLDDRQWDEWLECYSPNAQYWMPCWDDDDQLTEDPHSEISLIFYPNRNGLEDRVFRIKTERSGASTPEPRTAHMLSNIEILAERDGQVDVRYNFLTLNHRYRVTDQFFGTIYLTLSPQEQGWVIEQKKVVLKNDYIRQVIDVYHI; encoded by the coding sequence ATGAACGCAAGCTATCACTCTATTTGCACTTTCCTGTATCGCGAAGCCCGCTTGCTGGATGATCGCCAGTGGGATGAATGGCTGGAATGCTATAGCCCCAACGCCCAGTACTGGATGCCTTGCTGGGATGATGATGATCAATTGACCGAAGACCCGCATAGCGAGATTTCCTTGATCTTTTATCCCAACCGCAACGGTCTGGAAGATCGGGTGTTCCGCATCAAGACCGAGCGTTCTGGCGCCTCCACGCCCGAGCCACGTACTGCTCACATGCTGAGCAATATTGAGATTCTGGCCGAGCGCGACGGGCAGGTGGACGTTCGCTATAACTTTTTAACGCTGAACCATCGCTATCGCGTGACAGATCAGTTCTTTGGCACGATTTACCTGACCTTGTCGCCTCAGGAGCAGGGCTGGGTGATCGAGCAAAAGAAGGTAGTGCTCAAGAATGACTACATCCGTCAAGTGATTGATGTGTATCACATTTAA
- the benC gene encoding benzoate 1,2-dioxygenase electron transfer component BenC, with amino-acid sequence MNSYRIALNFEDGVTRFVDCGEHEKVLDAAYRHQINLPMDCSDGVCGTCKCQAESGQYDQGDDYIEDALTQEEADKGLVLTCQMIPKSDCVITVPISSGVCKTAVAKWQGQVSECRQYEDAAYELKIDAADKALPFLPGQYVNITVPGGQAHRSYSFSSAPGESRLSFLIKQVPGGLMSSWLAAQPLGQQVEMTGPLGSFYLRQVTRPLLFLAGGTGLAPFLSMLEALVRQGCTQPVHLVYGVTRDQDLVMLAELESYTQRLPGFSYTTCVVDPKSRHERKGYVTQHLDLAHWHEGQVDVYLCGPPPMVDAVSQFIDAQAHAPANFYYEKFITSQAM; translated from the coding sequence GTGAATAGCTATCGTATTGCGCTGAATTTTGAGGACGGCGTCACCCGTTTTGTGGACTGTGGTGAACACGAAAAAGTACTGGATGCCGCGTATCGCCATCAGATCAATCTGCCTATGGATTGTTCGGACGGAGTATGTGGCACTTGTAAATGTCAGGCCGAAAGTGGTCAGTATGATCAGGGCGACGACTATATCGAAGATGCCCTGACGCAGGAAGAAGCGGACAAAGGTTTGGTGCTGACTTGCCAGATGATTCCCAAATCAGACTGCGTGATTACCGTGCCGATTTCATCGGGTGTGTGCAAGACCGCCGTGGCCAAGTGGCAGGGGCAGGTATCGGAATGCCGTCAGTATGAGGACGCGGCTTACGAGCTGAAGATTGATGCGGCCGACAAAGCCTTGCCGTTTCTGCCGGGGCAGTACGTGAATATCACGGTGCCCGGCGGGCAGGCGCATCGCTCCTATTCCTTCAGCTCTGCGCCGGGCGAGTCGCGTTTGAGCTTCTTGATCAAGCAGGTTCCGGGTGGCCTGATGAGTTCCTGGCTGGCTGCACAGCCGCTAGGACAGCAGGTAGAAATGACTGGTCCTTTAGGCAGTTTTTATCTGCGGCAGGTAACTCGTCCCTTGCTGTTTCTGGCCGGCGGAACGGGCCTGGCGCCGTTTTTATCCATGCTTGAAGCATTGGTCCGGCAAGGCTGTACGCAGCCTGTGCATCTGGTCTATGGCGTCACCCGTGATCAGGATCTGGTGATGCTGGCAGAGCTGGAGTCCTATACCCAGCGATTGCCGGGATTCAGTTACACCACCTGCGTGGTGGACCCGAAATCCCGCCACGAGCGCAAAGGCTACGTTACCCAGCATTTGGATTTGGCGCATTGGCATGAGGGGCAGGTGGATGTTTACCTGTGCGGGCCGCCGCCCATGGTGGACGCAGTCAGCCAGTTCATTGATGCGCAAGCCCATGCTCCCGCGAATTTTTACTACGAAAAATTCATTACCAGCCAAGCAATGTAG
- a CDS encoding 1,6-dihydroxycyclohexa-2,4-diene-1-carboxylate dehydrogenase — MTAPARFYQKVAIVTGAAQGIGRRVAERLQAEGAWVLAVDRSELVRELACESVLTLEADLESVEGAQAAARAALDKWGRIDILINNVGGTIWTRPYEYYTPGQIEAEIRRSLFPTLWSCHAVLPSMQAQGSGAIVNVSSIATRSINRVPYAAAKGGVNALTASLAFENAQRGIRVNAVSPGGTEAPPRRIPRNTQNHEDPQEAIWYQQIVDQTVASSLMKRYGSLDEQAASILFLASDEASYITGTVLPVGGGDQG; from the coding sequence ATGACTGCGCCTGCGCGTTTTTATCAAAAAGTGGCCATTGTGACGGGTGCGGCCCAAGGTATTGGCCGTCGCGTTGCCGAGCGCCTGCAGGCCGAAGGGGCCTGGGTGCTGGCAGTCGATCGTTCGGAGCTGGTGCGGGAACTGGCCTGCGAGTCGGTCTTGACGCTGGAAGCGGATCTGGAAAGCGTTGAAGGTGCTCAGGCCGCGGCCCGGGCGGCGCTGGATAAGTGGGGGCGTATTGATATTTTGATCAATAACGTCGGAGGAACGATCTGGACGCGTCCTTATGAGTATTACACACCCGGGCAGATTGAAGCCGAGATCCGTCGCTCCCTGTTTCCAACGCTGTGGTCCTGTCATGCCGTTTTACCCAGCATGCAAGCGCAGGGTAGCGGGGCCATTGTGAATGTGTCCTCGATTGCCACCCGCAGCATCAACCGCGTGCCTTATGCCGCAGCCAAAGGCGGGGTCAATGCCTTGACCGCCTCATTGGCTTTTGAGAATGCCCAGCGCGGCATTCGGGTCAATGCCGTCTCGCCCGGTGGGACCGAGGCACCGCCACGGCGCATTCCCCGCAATACCCAGAATCACGAAGATCCTCAAGAAGCGATCTGGTATCAGCAGATTGTGGATCAGACCGTAGCGAGCAGTTTGATGAAGCGTTACGGCAGCCTGGATGAGCAGGCTGCCAGCATTTTGTTTTTGGCCTCGGACGAGGCTTCGTACATTACCGGCACTGTCTTGCCAGTAGGAGGTGGCGACCAGGGCTGA
- a CDS encoding MFS transporter: MKIIEVNEVIEQARFGSYHWLVMSLCALLLVFDGYDLFIYGVVLPVLMDEWNLTPVQAGALGSYALFGMMFGAFVFGPLADRIGRKKGVTLCFTLFSLATFFNGFASSPTEFGVYRFLAGLGCGGLMPNAVALMNEYSPKRSRSTLVAIMFSGYSLGGLLSAAIGIYMLPRFGWQSMFFCAAIPLLLLPLIVWKLPESLAFLMRQGQEDKARAIVQKLAPEMEVSKQTVLTLNEPKKAGVPMLDLLKDGRLLGTLMIWLAFFCCLLMVYALGSWLPKLMANAGYSLGSSLSFLVALNLGGMFGAILGGWLGDRFSLPKVVAWFFLVSAVSITLLGFKSPTLLLYLLIVIAGATTIGTQILLYANAAQFYPLSMRSTGLGWASGVGRLGAIAGPFLGGTLMAANLPLQMNFMAFAVPGVLAMLAFLVFLASLRSSSRLAMNAVAG; encoded by the coding sequence ATGAAAATAATAGAAGTGAATGAAGTCATTGAGCAGGCTCGTTTTGGATCTTATCACTGGCTGGTGATGAGCCTGTGTGCGTTGCTGCTGGTGTTTGATGGCTATGACCTGTTCATTTATGGCGTGGTCTTGCCGGTGCTGATGGACGAGTGGAATCTGACTCCGGTACAGGCTGGTGCCTTGGGCAGCTACGCCTTGTTTGGCATGATGTTCGGCGCGTTTGTGTTCGGGCCCCTGGCTGATCGGATTGGCCGCAAAAAGGGGGTCACCCTTTGCTTTACCTTGTTCAGTCTGGCCACATTTTTCAATGGTTTTGCATCCTCACCGACCGAGTTTGGTGTGTATCGCTTTCTGGCTGGCTTGGGCTGCGGGGGCTTGATGCCCAATGCCGTGGCCTTGATGAATGAGTATTCGCCCAAGCGGTCGCGCAGCACCTTGGTGGCGATCATGTTCAGTGGCTATTCATTGGGTGGCCTTTTGTCGGCGGCGATCGGCATCTATATGCTGCCGCGCTTTGGCTGGCAGTCCATGTTTTTCTGTGCGGCCATACCGTTGTTGCTGCTGCCTTTGATTGTCTGGAAACTGCCCGAGTCGCTGGCGTTTCTGATGCGCCAGGGGCAAGAAGACAAGGCACGGGCGATTGTGCAGAAACTGGCGCCGGAAATGGAGGTGTCAAAGCAGACAGTGTTGACCTTGAATGAGCCGAAAAAAGCGGGCGTGCCCATGCTGGATCTGCTCAAAGATGGGCGTTTGCTGGGCACCTTGATGATCTGGCTAGCGTTTTTCTGCTGTTTGCTGATGGTTTATGCACTGGGTTCCTGGTTGCCTAAACTGATGGCCAATGCCGGTTACAGCCTGGGCTCCAGCCTGTCTTTCTTGGTGGCGCTGAATCTGGGGGGGATGTTCGGTGCCATTTTGGGTGGCTGGCTGGGAGATCGGTTCAGCTTGCCCAAGGTGGTGGCATGGTTCTTTCTGGTGTCAGCGGTCTCTATTACGCTGCTGGGTTTCAAAAGCCCGACTTTGCTCCTGTATTTGCTGATCGTGATCGCCGGGGCGACGACGATAGGCACGCAAATTCTGCTGTATGCGAATGCGGCGCAATTCTACCCGCTGTCCATGCGTTCCACGGGTCTGGGCTGGGCGTCGGGAGTGGGGCGTCTGGGTGCGATTGCAGGACCTTTTCTGGGGGGGACTCTGATGGCAGCCAACTTGCCCTTGCAAATGAATTTTATGGCTTTTGCGGTACCGGGCGTTCTTGCCATGCTGGCCTTTCTCGTGTTTTTGGCCTCGTTGCGCAGTAGTTCGCGGCTAGCCATGAATGCCGTAGCAGGTTAG
- a CDS encoding LysE family translocator: MNASSVLLFLPACFALNMAFGPNNLLSMTVGAKQGVSTALVAAMGRLLAFAIMIVVAALGMGSLLMVSETAFTVVKFAGAAYLIWLGIKILRANGRASTEQLELGKTDIRGLARQEFLVAIGNPKAILIFTAFFPQFVDMNNYWTSFMIQGVIFLLLEVIAIAAYAYVGTRLSGVLQHAQGLRWVNRISGSMMIGFGLILAMARRS, encoded by the coding sequence ATGAATGCCAGTAGTGTCTTGCTGTTTCTGCCCGCCTGCTTTGCCTTGAACATGGCTTTTGGGCCCAATAATCTCTTGTCCATGACCGTGGGCGCCAAGCAGGGGGTGTCTACGGCCTTGGTCGCGGCTATGGGACGCCTGCTTGCTTTCGCGATCATGATTGTGGTGGCAGCGCTGGGGATGGGAAGCTTGCTGATGGTCTCTGAAACGGCGTTTACCGTCGTCAAGTTTGCCGGCGCGGCCTACCTCATCTGGCTGGGCATCAAGATTTTGCGTGCCAATGGCAGGGCATCCACAGAGCAGCTAGAGCTGGGCAAAACGGATATCCGGGGGCTGGCACGTCAGGAGTTTTTGGTGGCGATTGGCAACCCTAAGGCAATCCTGATCTTTACGGCCTTTTTTCCACAGTTTGTGGACATGAATAATTACTGGACCAGTTTTATGATTCAGGGCGTGATTTTCTTGTTGCTGGAGGTGATTGCGATCGCCGCCTACGCGTATGTGGGTACGCGGCTGTCCGGGGTGCTGCAGCATGCGCAGGGGCTGCGTTGGGTGAATCGTATCAGTGGCAGCATGATGATTGGCTTTGGTTTGATCCTTGCCATGGCCAGACGTTCATAA
- a CDS encoding DHCW motif cupin fold protein: MDIQNLPFCTVNWSDINPTEHKGETGMALWRTQQFGPIRVRMVEYSPGYLADHWCVKGHMLLCLEGELDTELQDGRRFTLRAGQSYHVADNAEPHRSSTQTGAKLYIVD; encoded by the coding sequence ATGGATATTCAGAACTTACCTTTTTGCACCGTCAACTGGTCCGACATTAACCCTACAGAGCACAAAGGCGAAACCGGCATGGCCCTGTGGCGTACCCAGCAGTTTGGCCCCATTCGTGTACGCATGGTGGAATACAGCCCCGGTTACCTGGCCGATCACTGGTGTGTCAAAGGCCATATGCTGCTGTGTCTGGAGGGCGAATTGGACACCGAGCTGCAAGACGGGCGCCGCTTCACGTTAAGGGCGGGGCAGTCCTACCATGTGGCTGATAATGCCGAGCCACATCGTTCCTCCACCCAGACAGGCGCCAAACTCTACATTGTGGATTAA
- a CDS encoding SPFH domain-containing protein, translated as MSGSFTFVVMLAFLAVVVVMAGVKVVPQGQQWTVERFGRYTRTLTPGLSLLVPFMDRVGRKLKMMESVLDVPSQNVISRDNVAVTADGVVFYRIDNAAQAAYEIDHLEMAIVNLTTTNLRSVLGSMELDHMLSNREVINDRLLAAVDAATTPWGVKVTRVEIRDLNMAPELQEAMNLQMTAERHRRAVVTKASGQKEAEVLQAEGEKQAAVLRAEGEKQSAILRAEAREREAEAEARATREVSEAIKSGDVQALQYFVGLKYVEALRDVGNGPNSKLVLMPLEASGITGAVAGVAELLKSTAGHSGQG; from the coding sequence ATGAGTGGCTCCTTTACCTTTGTAGTGATGTTGGCGTTTTTGGCGGTGGTCGTGGTGATGGCCGGAGTCAAAGTAGTGCCTCAGGGGCAGCAATGGACGGTGGAACGCTTTGGTCGCTATACCCGTACGCTGACGCCGGGCCTGTCTTTATTGGTTCCGTTTATGGACCGTGTCGGCAGAAAACTCAAAATGATGGAATCCGTGCTGGATGTGCCGTCGCAAAACGTGATTTCTCGCGATAACGTGGCCGTTACCGCCGATGGTGTGGTGTTTTATCGCATCGACAATGCGGCTCAGGCAGCCTATGAAATTGATCACCTGGAAATGGCGATTGTGAATCTGACCACCACCAACCTGCGTTCGGTTCTGGGTTCGATGGAACTGGATCACATGCTGTCCAATCGCGAAGTGATCAACGATCGCCTGCTGGCAGCGGTGGATGCAGCGACGACACCTTGGGGCGTGAAAGTGACGCGTGTTGAGATCCGTGACTTGAACATGGCGCCGGAATTGCAGGAAGCCATGAATTTGCAAATGACGGCGGAACGTCATCGCCGCGCGGTAGTGACCAAGGCCAGCGGGCAGAAAGAAGCCGAGGTCCTGCAGGCTGAAGGGGAAAAGCAGGCTGCTGTGCTGCGTGCCGAGGGTGAAAAGCAGTCGGCAATTCTACGGGCCGAGGCGCGTGAGCGTGAGGCCGAGGCGGAAGCGCGTGCCACCCGCGAGGTATCGGAGGCAATCAAAAGTGGGGACGTACAGGCTTTGCAGTACTTTGTGGGCCTGAAGTATGTGGAAGCGTTGCGGGACGTAGGCAATGGCCCCAATAGCAAGCTGGTATTGATGCCGTTGGAGGCCAGCGGCATCACCGGTGCCGTCGCCGGCGTCGCAGAGCTGTTAAAGTCCACCGCTGGTCACTCGGGCCAGGGTTAA
- a CDS encoding NfeD family protein: protein MLSGLVLIAAEVVISGVYLLWLGLGALTVGLFSAAWPHAPVWLQWVILALAMIGWVVVGVRWQRRSRANQPDMLNTGLSAYVGARAQVSEGFVNGRGRIRLNDSYYSATASQSLEQGAVVVVLAVEGAEMRVQAVEQHK, encoded by the coding sequence TTGTTATCAGGCCTTGTCCTGATTGCCGCCGAGGTTGTCATCTCCGGCGTCTATCTGCTTTGGCTGGGGTTGGGGGCTCTGACCGTGGGCTTGTTTTCAGCCGCCTGGCCCCATGCTCCCGTGTGGTTGCAATGGGTGATTTTGGCGCTTGCGATGATTGGCTGGGTGGTCGTGGGCGTACGGTGGCAACGGCGCAGCCGGGCGAATCAACCCGACATGCTCAACACTGGCTTGAGTGCCTATGTCGGGGCGCGTGCGCAGGTGAGCGAAGGTTTTGTGAATGGCCGAGGTCGTATTCGGCTTAACGATAGTTATTACAGTGCTACCGCGAGCCAGAGTCTGGAGCAGGGCGCTGTCGTAGTGGTCTTGGCGGTGGAAGGCGCTGAAATGCGTGTTCAGGCTGTTGAGCAGCATAAATAG
- a CDS encoding class I SAM-dependent methyltransferase — MMNNRYGKLASLVYHLDKPVGRSFGDVEYYLERLRGVSGPVLEPAVGTGRMLIPLLQAGLDVSGFDISQEMLDYCQRELELRSLTARLELAGFTDYRVDRPVEAIVVPAGSFQLLDSFEQGLLALRRFHASLKVGGRLLLDLDPVAAIVNVQPGLRTWSAPPHGLITLNATPLEKDYCAQLTREMHRYELWEHGVLLETQLEQFSLRWWGVQEMRMALEQVGFTEISVSGGYQYGKTPQDTDGIISFEAYKRQD; from the coding sequence ATGATGAATAATCGCTATGGAAAGTTGGCTTCCTTGGTGTATCACCTGGACAAGCCGGTAGGACGTTCTTTTGGAGATGTTGAGTATTATCTGGAGCGCTTGCGCGGTGTAAGCGGACCTGTTCTGGAGCCGGCAGTCGGTACGGGGCGCATGCTCATCCCCTTGTTACAGGCCGGGCTCGATGTCAGTGGCTTTGATATCTCTCAGGAAATGCTGGATTACTGCCAGCGAGAGCTGGAGCTTCGCTCCTTGACGGCGCGACTGGAGTTGGCGGGGTTTACGGATTACCGCGTCGATCGTCCTGTGGAGGCGATTGTGGTGCCGGCCGGCTCTTTTCAACTGCTGGACTCCTTTGAGCAGGGTTTGCTGGCCTTGCGCCGTTTTCATGCCAGTTTGAAGGTGGGTGGACGTTTATTGCTGGATCTGGACCCGGTGGCTGCTATTGTCAATGTGCAGCCCGGTTTGCGGACTTGGTCGGCCCCGCCACACGGCTTGATTACCCTCAATGCGACCCCCTTGGAAAAAGATTATTGCGCGCAGCTTACGCGGGAAATGCATCGCTATGAGCTCTGGGAACATGGTGTTTTGCTGGAAACCCAGCTGGAGCAGTTTTCGCTGCGCTGGTGGGGGGTACAGGAGATGCGGATGGCGCTGGAGCAGGTCGGCTTTACCGAGATAAGCGTATCAGGTGGCTACCAGTATGGAAAAACGCCGCAGGACACCGACGGAATCATCTCGTTTGAAGCATACAAGCGCCAGGACTGA
- a CDS encoding WG repeat-containing protein, whose translation MEKRRRTPTESSRLKHTSARTEMPLCMAGAICTIVRRVQAGLRAEGLFWIQALFLLLIFTFGTSAYSQRLIQDEHGWVYVNHRGEALLRPFIYDNGPDYFEESLARFVHDGKMGFHDEALRIWVPARYDFAFPFVNGKAQVGMDCHRVSDGEHRSVYCQHWDSIVHPVSGSTFAPDH comes from the coding sequence ATGGAAAAACGCCGCAGGACACCGACGGAATCATCTCGTTTGAAGCATACAAGCGCCAGGACTGAAATGCCGCTGTGCATGGCGGGGGCGATTTGTACTATCGTCCGTCGCGTGCAGGCAGGCCTGCGGGCAGAAGGGCTATTCTGGATTCAAGCCTTGTTTCTGCTTTTGATCTTCACGTTTGGTACGTCTGCATACAGTCAGCGCCTGATTCAAGATGAGCACGGCTGGGTTTATGTGAATCATCGCGGTGAAGCGCTGTTGCGACCCTTTATTTACGATAATGGCCCGGATTATTTTGAAGAAAGTTTGGCGCGTTTTGTGCATGACGGGAAGATGGGCTTTCACGACGAGGCCCTAAGGATCTGGGTCCCCGCCCGCTATGATTTTGCCTTTCCTTTTGTGAATGGCAAGGCTCAGGTTGGTATGGATTGTCACCGGGTGTCTGACGGAGAGCATCGTTCGGTGTACTGCCAGCATTGGGACAGCATTGTCCACCCCGTGTCAGGTTCAACCTTTGCGCCCGACCATTAG
- a CDS encoding putative hemolysin encodes MMKKWGILGLVSVLSACANQPANPPALSMANPASAYCVEKGGRLDIVQTAAGQVGMCTLPDGSVIEEWELMRRDHPSPQS; translated from the coding sequence ATGATGAAAAAATGGGGAATCCTGGGACTTGTCAGCGTCTTGTCCGCCTGTGCAAATCAGCCAGCCAACCCGCCTGCCCTCAGTATGGCCAATCCCGCTTCGGCCTATTGTGTGGAAAAAGGAGGGCGCCTCGATATAGTGCAGACGGCGGCAGGGCAAGTGGGTATGTGTACCTTGCCAGATGGCAGCGTGATTGAAGAATGGGAATTGATGCGCCGTGACCATCCATCGCCGCAATCGTAA